The window CCCACTGGCCGGATCGCGCTACCTGCGTCGACTTGACATCTCCGGCCTCAATCCCGCCGGAATTCGCGTCCTTGCCGCCTTGCCGCTCGATTCCCTTACGCTCAGCCCGGAAATAATTACGGACCTCTCGTGGGTCGCGATCGTCCGTAATCACCGCTCCATCAAGATCCTCCGGACTCCCAACGACCCAGCCGACCAAAAAGCAGCGGATTTTTTCCAACGGATCGATCATCAGGTTTCTCCCTGATCGTAGCGGTAATCGGGTGTTTTTTTTGAACGGGGACAACCAAGCCCCCGTCTAACCCGTAAATCCTTTAAAAGAGGAAGTTCCTATGAAAAACCGCTACCGCAAAATCAATCGCAAGCACTACTCACTCGGAGAACTGGTCGAGATCGTCTCCTCTTGCGCCCGCGACAGCCGTGAAACTCTTGCTGCCATCGTTGATCTTTTCGAAACCGGACGCGTCCGCGTCGAAAGCAACGGCAAGCTCAAGAGGGTTCGCATTGCCGCGTAACGCATTACGTCTTTCTTTGCCATGCCGCCCGGCTAGTCTGGGCGCATGGTAGAGATCACTGTCCAGTACGAAGGAGAGCTGCATTGCTCTTCCGTCCACGGCCCTTCCAAGGCCACGCTTTCCACCGATGCGCCCGCTGATAATCTGGGGCGCGGTGCCGCCTTCAGCCCGACGGACCTTACCGCCACATCGTTAGGCACTTGCATGCTCACCACGATGGGCATCATCGCCCAGAAAAAGGGCCTCGCGATCGAACTGTCAGGCTCTT of the Terrimicrobium sacchariphilum genome contains:
- a CDS encoding OsmC family protein translates to MVEITVQYEGELHCSSVHGPSKATLSTDAPADNLGRGAAFSPTDLTATSLGTCMLTTMGIIAQKKGLAIELSGSSAVIRKHMTPAPPRRIAKIEVEITIPQPANHPDRAEIENAALTCPVALSLHPETEKAVTFRWQG